The Aeromonas jandaei genomic interval AATCACCTCGGTATCGTTCAGCTGAGCCCGGCAGAAGTGGATAAAGTGGCGCAGGGAAGCGGAGTGGTACTTCTGCTTGTGCCAGATAAGGGAGAGCTGGCGCGGGAAGCGGCGGGTGAGGGGCAGGGCGACCAGCCGGCCATCAGCCAGACGATCCGAGGCGGCAAGGCGGGAGATGAAAGAGATGCCGAGCCCCTTCTCCACCGCCAGCATCACGGATTCCAGGGTGTTGAGCTCAAGGCCAGCTTGCCAGTTGGGCAGGCCGGGCTGGATCTGGCGGATAAACTGCTCGCGGCTGCCGGATTGGGGTTCACGCAGTACCCAGGTCTCACCACCCAGTCGGGAGAGGGAGAGATCCACCTGGTTGGCCAGCGGGTGAGCAGGGTGAGCGATCACCAGCATTTCGTCCTGCAGCCAGGGTTCGGTGACGAGATCGGGATGGTGGTTTTCCCCCTCGATCAGCGCCATATCCAGCTCGAAGTTGGCGAGTGCGTGGCAGAGCAGATGGGTATTGTTGATGGTCACCTTGGGGGGGAGCCCCAGCTCCTGCTTGCTGGTGGCGAGCAGAGTGGGGAGCAGGTAGTTGCCGATGGTCTGGCTGGCGCCAAGACGCAGCTGGCCGCTCGGCTCGGCATCGGCACGAAACAGGTTTTCGATATCCTGCAGCCGGGTCAACAGCTCTTCGGCGGCCGGTTGCAGCAGGCGCCCCTCGTTGTTGAGCTGCAATCTGGGATGGATGCGGTCAAACAGGGGCGTTGCCAGCTGGCGCTCCAGCTCCTGCAGCGACTGGGAGACAGCCCCCTTGCTCAGGCAGAGCTCGTTGGCGGCAAGCCCGAGATTGCCGTAGCGGGCTATGGTGGCGAACACTTTCAGCTGTTGCAGGGTCACTTTCATTTTGTTTGGCATTCCTGAATGAGTAATTCAATTCATTTAGATATCGTAAACGATACGTTGCGATTATCCTATTGCCATCGTCATCAATATAAAGGTGTCATCATGATCGCAAGAACCCGTAAATCCCTGGCTGCCGCTCCAACCCCCATGGCGGGTCTGGCGCTGGGCATCGCCAGTCTCGGTTGGTGTTGGGAGAATGCAGGTCACTTCGATGGACGGATGCAACTGCTGGGCGCCGCTATTGCCGCCGTGCTGCTGGTGATCCTTACCTTCAAGTTTTTGTTCCACCCGAACCTGCTGAT includes:
- a CDS encoding LysR substrate-binding domain-containing protein, producing the protein MKVTLQQLKVFATIARYGNLGLAANELCLSKGAVSQSLQELERQLATPLFDRIHPRLQLNNEGRLLQPAAEELLTRLQDIENLFRADAEPSGQLRLGASQTIGNYLLPTLLATSKQELGLPPKVTINNTHLLCHALANFELDMALIEGENHHPDLVTEPWLQDEMLVIAHPAHPLANQVDLSLSRLGGETWVLREPQSGSREQFIRQIQPGLPNWQAGLELNTLESVMLAVEKGLGISFISRLAASDRLADGRLVALPLTRRFPRQLSLIWHKQKYHSASLRHFIHFCRAQLNDTEVISAE